One stretch of Natronobacterium gregoryi SP2 DNA includes these proteins:
- the endA gene encoding tRNA-intron lyase — MSLEGRFDEETGVVTVGSDARQRYHDSRGYGYPTSGNEIALSPVEAAHLLYRGDLEAVVGEDGDRLDFQSFVAQEPGEAFGVRFLVYADLRERGFYLSPAAEPWIDEPPVGEVDFAVFPRGKGPGDGEVAYALRVLGERTDVPASELSAGVLAVVDEESEITYFEVDRRDPTGSSDADVTVSGRCEADLLEDRVVVWDPPVELYERTFYGQPLEGREYDEPTLQCSLLEAASLAAEGAIALEPSTVRERGREVEGERFDRRLTVYTELRDRGVVPKTGYKFGADFRTYADVESVDDLGHSELLVRVHPADYVFEPRDLALDVRLAHGVRKTMVFALVAGDGTIEWWSLERLTP; from the coding sequence ATGTCTCTCGAGGGCCGGTTCGACGAAGAGACGGGCGTCGTCACCGTCGGCAGCGACGCACGCCAGCGCTATCACGATTCGCGGGGGTATGGGTATCCGACTTCGGGTAACGAAATCGCTCTCTCGCCGGTCGAGGCGGCACACCTCCTGTATAGAGGTGATCTCGAGGCGGTCGTCGGCGAGGATGGCGACCGGCTCGATTTCCAGTCGTTCGTCGCACAGGAACCGGGCGAGGCGTTTGGGGTCCGGTTTCTCGTCTACGCGGACCTGCGCGAGCGGGGGTTCTATCTTTCGCCGGCCGCGGAGCCGTGGATCGACGAGCCGCCCGTGGGTGAGGTCGATTTCGCGGTGTTTCCGCGAGGGAAGGGGCCGGGTGACGGCGAAGTCGCTTACGCGTTGCGGGTGCTCGGTGAGCGAACCGACGTTCCCGCGTCGGAGTTGTCGGCTGGCGTTCTCGCTGTCGTCGACGAGGAAAGCGAGATCACGTATTTCGAGGTCGACCGCAGGGACCCGACGGGCAGTTCGGATGCGGACGTTACCGTTTCCGGTCGCTGTGAGGCCGACCTGCTCGAGGATCGGGTTGTCGTCTGGGACCCGCCCGTGGAGCTCTACGAGCGGACGTTCTACGGCCAGCCGCTGGAGGGCCGGGAGTACGACGAGCCGACGCTGCAGTGTTCGCTGCTCGAGGCGGCTTCTCTCGCCGCGGAAGGGGCGATCGCCCTCGAGCCGTCGACGGTCCGCGAGCGGGGCCGCGAGGTCGAGGGGGAGCGGTTCGACCGGCGGCTGACGGTCTACACGGAACTGCGCGATCGCGGCGTCGTCCCCAAGACGGGATACAAGTTCGGTGCCGACTTCCGGACCTACGCCGACGTCGAGTCTGTCGACGATCTGGGCCACTCGGAACTGCTGGTTCGGGTGCATCCGGCCGACTACGTCTTCGAACCACGGGATCTGGCGCTCGACGTCCGCCTCGCTCACGGCGTCCGCAAGACGATGGTGTTTGCGCTGGTCGCCGGGGATGGCACGATCGAGTGGTGGTCGCTCGAGAGATTGACGCCGTGA
- a CDS encoding endonuclease NucS, with amino-acid sequence MIDGAIRVLAGDCTVIAETGGREEYRGRMTTIVKPDNTVLVHDTDGYQPVAWLTRADSVSSDRSDGFTLVAKKDTQTLRIAAHDQDGFAHYPASAAGPLVGSCPDCSGALVRSTGVHCVDCGDRYGVPGDATIRDDAANCDCGLPRMRVERGLAFNVCLDRGCESLDEAVTAAFDREWDCPEPDCDGDLRVLRRGGLIAGCEHYPDCDTGFAIPGGVVDGECGCGLPTFDTGGETRCLDATCERVQKHRVDPEPGAASDD; translated from the coding sequence ATGATCGACGGCGCGATTCGCGTTCTTGCGGGCGACTGCACGGTGATCGCCGAGACGGGCGGCCGGGAGGAGTACCGCGGTCGAATGACGACGATCGTCAAGCCCGACAACACTGTCCTCGTCCACGACACGGACGGCTACCAGCCGGTTGCGTGGCTGACGCGGGCCGACAGTGTCTCGAGTGATCGCTCTGACGGTTTCACTCTCGTCGCGAAGAAAGACACCCAGACGCTGCGCATCGCGGCTCACGATCAGGATGGGTTCGCTCACTATCCGGCCTCTGCCGCGGGGCCGCTCGTGGGTAGTTGTCCGGATTGTAGCGGCGCGCTCGTCCGGTCGACGGGCGTCCACTGTGTCGACTGTGGCGATCGGTACGGCGTGCCCGGAGACGCCACGATCCGCGACGACGCGGCGAACTGCGACTGTGGGCTTCCCCGGATGCGCGTCGAACGGGGTCTCGCGTTCAACGTCTGTCTCGACCGCGGTTGCGAGTCGCTGGACGAGGCGGTCACGGCGGCGTTCGATCGCGAGTGGGACTGTCCCGAACCGGACTGTGACGGCGACCTGCGAGTTCTCAGACGCGGCGGGCTCATCGCCGGCTGTGAGCACTACCCCGACTGCGACACCGGCTTTGCGATTCCGGGCGGTGTCGTCGACGGCGAGTGTGGCTGTGGCCTCCCGACGTTCGATACCGGTGGCGAGACTCGGTGTCTCGATGCGACCTGCGAACGCGTCCAGAAACACCGGGTCGACCCCGAACCAGGTGCGGCCAGCGACGACTGA
- the phnE gene encoding phosphonate ABC transporter, permease protein PhnE, which translates to MSPETSVEQRLEQIRLTRRVRWVLYGLLSIAFAAAFYASLLLIEFSLLDLYNQWSGFAERLPHYSPNWEAIFAENLLRESGITLAMGFAGTVIGIPLALLLGVLGSGRVTPYPFNFIFRSVMGVSRAIPALVWFLIFVPLAGLTAVTSTIAIAVSTIGNLGRLFTDELEEVEDGQIEAMETTGASKPQTVVFGMLSQVKTSFIAWTLYIFEVNVRQAVTLGLLGGGGIGVFIQVQQDLRAYDNMMAGIVVVLVLIVVVEMGSQRLRSYLRDDEEADGLITLIVGIPQRMAESAMK; encoded by the coding sequence ATGAGCCCGGAAACGTCGGTCGAACAACGACTCGAGCAGATTCGACTCACGAGACGCGTTCGGTGGGTACTCTACGGGCTTCTGTCGATCGCTTTCGCCGCTGCGTTCTACGCTTCTTTGCTTTTGATCGAGTTCTCGCTGCTCGACCTCTACAACCAGTGGTCCGGGTTCGCCGAACGACTCCCTCATTACTCCCCGAACTGGGAAGCCATCTTCGCGGAGAACCTGCTACGCGAGTCGGGCATCACGCTCGCGATGGGTTTTGCCGGGACCGTCATCGGCATTCCGCTCGCGCTGTTGCTCGGAGTCCTCGGTAGCGGCCGCGTAACTCCCTATCCGTTCAACTTCATTTTCCGATCGGTTATGGGCGTCTCGCGTGCGATCCCAGCGCTCGTCTGGTTCTTGATATTCGTTCCGCTGGCCGGGCTGACCGCCGTAACCTCGACAATCGCAATCGCGGTTAGTACGATCGGCAACCTCGGTCGTCTCTTCACCGACGAACTCGAGGAGGTCGAGGACGGCCAGATCGAGGCGATGGAGACGACCGGCGCTTCGAAACCGCAAACGGTCGTCTTCGGGATGCTCAGCCAGGTCAAGACATCGTTCATCGCGTGGACGCTGTACATCTTCGAGGTGAACGTCCGCCAGGCCGTCACGCTCGGTCTGCTCGGTGGTGGCGGTATCGGGGTCTTCATCCAGGTACAGCAGGATCTGCGCGCCTACGACAACATGATGGCCGGTATCGTCGTCGTCCTCGTACTGATCGTCGTCGTCGAGATGGGCAGCCAGCGTCTCCGATCGTACCTCCGCGACGACGAGGAGGCCGATGGTCTGATCACACTGATCGTCGGTATCCCACAGCGGATGGCCGAATCCGCAATGAAGTAA
- the phnC gene encoding phosphonate ABC transporter ATP-binding protein: protein MSAIRVENLTKRFGETVALDDVSFEIEEGEFTVVLGISGSGKSTLLRCVNGLTTPTEGQVIVNGEPVTSHRNDVAMVFQQHNIIGGMSAYSNALSGSLGRTDLLPSLFRFNDREDKLQALEALEMVGLLDEAEQRAGRMSGGQQQRVGIARALVQKPEILLADEPVASLDPGSAQTVMQYLRGAAEQEGLSTMISLHQVNLARQFGERFIGLADGEVVFDGYREDLTFDVIDELYGGIDMEEFLSGDNGDDPTRTVVQ from the coding sequence ATGTCCGCAATACGAGTAGAGAACCTAACAAAACGATTCGGTGAGACCGTCGCCCTCGACGATGTCTCTTTCGAAATCGAGGAAGGCGAGTTCACTGTCGTTCTTGGGATCTCTGGATCGGGGAAATCAACCCTACTCAGGTGTGTCAACGGACTCACAACGCCGACAGAGGGGCAGGTTATCGTCAACGGAGAACCGGTAACGTCTCACCGCAACGACGTCGCGATGGTTTTCCAGCAGCACAACATAATCGGGGGAATGAGCGCGTATTCGAACGCTCTCAGCGGTTCGCTGGGCCGGACTGATCTCCTCCCCAGCCTGTTCCGGTTCAACGACCGAGAGGACAAGCTCCAGGCGCTCGAGGCGCTCGAAATGGTTGGGCTGCTCGACGAGGCCGAGCAACGCGCCGGCCGCATGAGCGGCGGTCAACAACAGCGCGTCGGCATCGCCCGTGCGCTCGTTCAGAAACCGGAAATTCTGCTAGCCGACGAGCCGGTCGCAAGCCTCGATCCGGGCAGCGCACAGACGGTCATGCAGTACCTGCGTGGCGCGGCCGAACAGGAGGGACTGTCGACGATGATCAGCCTCCATCAGGTCAACCTCGCACGTCAGTTCGGCGAACGGTTCATCGGCCTCGCCGACGGGGAGGTCGTCTTCGACGGCTATCGCGAGGATCTTACCTTCGACGTGATCGACGAACTCTATGGCGGTATCGACATGGAAGAGTTTCTCTCCGGGGACAATGGCGACGACCCCACCAGGACGGTGGTACAATGA
- a CDS encoding substrate-binding domain-containing protein produces MVQKPDCGGSTRRTFLKATSGVALATGVAGCIGATDDGAVRFVLNPAEEQTDILEEYTPMKEYLEEETGATIDLTRAGSYVETLEALETDQADIADTSPTAVPAGEGFADVLGMRTAFGGALYFSTIATTPDSDIEELADLEGGLITTGARMSTSGTLAPSVMLSEAGIDIGDFPEGDANDLEIRTATDHDTSRERLVNDDDIVAAATGAFASAPQIPQEQFDEYSEFVEHSAEYDDAGSDLEDGEPELQLLAVSDPLPRAPIMARSEWDDPEREDIEEALLAAGEDDLIPDDVDEDYELWFTGIQDADQSDYEPIQEILDELGLEFQDFDDDE; encoded by the coding sequence ATGGTTCAGAAACCAGACTGTGGCGGTAGCACCCGGAGAACGTTCCTGAAAGCGACGAGTGGGGTGGCACTCGCGACGGGGGTTGCTGGCTGCATCGGGGCAACCGACGACGGTGCCGTTCGGTTCGTTCTCAATCCAGCCGAAGAACAGACCGACATCCTCGAAGAGTACACGCCAATGAAAGAATACCTCGAGGAGGAGACAGGGGCAACTATCGACCTCACTCGTGCCGGCAGCTACGTCGAGACTCTCGAGGCGCTCGAGACCGACCAGGCCGACATCGCCGACACGTCGCCGACGGCGGTCCCTGCCGGCGAGGGCTTTGCTGATGTCCTCGGGATGCGAACGGCCTTCGGCGGCGCGCTGTACTTCTCGACGATCGCGACAACGCCCGACAGCGACATCGAGGAGCTCGCGGACCTCGAAGGCGGCTTGATAACTACGGGCGCGCGTATGTCGACCAGCGGGACGCTCGCGCCAAGTGTGATGCTGTCCGAGGCCGGTATCGATATCGGTGACTTCCCGGAAGGTGACGCGAACGACCTGGAAATTCGGACGGCAACGGACCACGACACCTCACGGGAACGGCTCGTCAACGACGACGATATCGTCGCGGCCGCGACGGGTGCGTTTGCGTCTGCACCCCAGATCCCGCAAGAGCAGTTCGACGAGTATTCGGAGTTCGTCGAGCACTCCGCCGAGTACGACGACGCAGGTTCGGATCTCGAGGACGGCGAGCCCGAACTTCAGTTGCTTGCCGTTTCGGACCCACTGCCGCGAGCACCGATCATGGCCCGCAGCGAGTGGGACGATCCGGAACGAGAGGACATCGAGGAAGCGTTGCTCGCTGCCGGTGAGGACGACCTGATCCCGGACGATGTCGATGAGGACTACGAACTCTGGTTTACGGGAATCCAGGACGCCGACCAGAGCGACTACGAACCCATCCAGGAGATTCTCGACGAACTCGGCCTCGAGTTCCAGGACTTCGACGATGATGAATAA
- a CDS encoding AAA family ATPase yields MDRSTLIAYCGLPGVGKSVASAYTAEQLSAERYRSDEVRKRLFPDPEYSDEETAATYDELLSCARSELEADRDVVLDATFRAKRFRARVAAVASEVDAAVEYVLVTCDVDVVRNRLESRTETVSDAEFEQHLQFKEAFEPIERDHVVIDNSGTLEETYRQIDRAVL; encoded by the coding sequence TTGGACCGTTCAACACTGATCGCCTACTGTGGTCTGCCAGGCGTGGGCAAATCCGTCGCGTCCGCCTACACCGCAGAGCAGTTGTCCGCAGAGCGATACCGCAGCGACGAGGTCCGGAAACGGCTGTTTCCCGATCCGGAGTACTCCGACGAAGAGACCGCCGCGACCTACGATGAACTGCTCTCCTGTGCGCGATCCGAACTCGAGGCCGACCGGGATGTCGTTCTCGACGCAACCTTCCGCGCGAAACGGTTTCGAGCCCGGGTGGCCGCGGTCGCGAGCGAGGTCGACGCCGCCGTGGAGTACGTCCTCGTGACCTGCGATGTCGACGTCGTCCGGAACCGCCTCGAGAGCCGAACGGAAACCGTCAGCGACGCCGAGTTCGAACAACACCTGCAGTTCAAAGAGGCGTTCGAACCGATCGAGCGCGATCACGTCGTGATCGACAACTCCGGAACGCTCGAGGAGACCTACCGCCAGATCGACCGTGCGGTTCTGTAA
- a CDS encoding HD domain-containing protein, producing the protein MTTIKDSVHDYIELEPTAEALLDTEPMQRLRYVRQLSTVQFVYPSANHTRFEHSLGVYHLASEAVDRLSIDDDLAHRLRAAALVHDVGHGPFGHQTEAAIERHLGRHHDEIGWLLEETELGDVLEEYGLDPDAVAATVDGRGPLGELVAGTLDVDRMDYLVRDAHHTGVPYGTIDHARLLYALEIVDGELALADGNVATAESALIARTLMNATVYRHHVSRIAGSMLDRASERLLSDGVVDPERFARLTDSELLATLEEYEPTAGFADRIRNRDLYKRAVWARREEVPEECRGLEYDRTRNLEREIAEIADVDSEHVVLDSPGEPSSPESRARIVVDGEPRRLEDRSSLVSGLDACAREIWRLGVYAPEDALEPVREAAATVLEIED; encoded by the coding sequence ATGACCACGATCAAGGACAGCGTCCACGACTACATCGAACTCGAGCCCACGGCGGAGGCGCTGCTGGACACCGAACCGATGCAGCGGCTCCGGTACGTCCGCCAGTTGAGTACGGTCCAGTTCGTCTATCCGTCCGCGAACCACACCCGGTTCGAGCACAGCCTGGGCGTCTACCACCTCGCCTCCGAGGCCGTCGACCGATTGTCGATCGACGACGACCTGGCCCACCGGCTCCGGGCGGCCGCGCTCGTCCACGACGTCGGTCACGGCCCCTTCGGCCACCAGACCGAGGCGGCGATCGAACGCCACCTCGGCCGACACCACGACGAGATCGGCTGGCTGCTCGAGGAGACCGAACTCGGCGACGTACTCGAGGAGTACGGACTCGACCCTGACGCGGTCGCGGCGACGGTCGACGGCCGCGGGCCGCTGGGTGAACTCGTCGCCGGCACCCTCGACGTCGACCGGATGGACTACCTCGTACGGGACGCCCACCACACCGGCGTCCCCTACGGGACGATCGACCACGCCCGACTGCTGTACGCTCTCGAGATCGTCGACGGCGAACTCGCGCTCGCGGACGGCAACGTCGCAACCGCAGAGAGCGCGCTGATCGCCCGGACGCTGATGAACGCGACGGTCTACCGCCACCACGTCTCCCGTATCGCGGGTTCGATGCTCGACCGGGCGAGCGAGCGACTCCTCTCGGACGGCGTCGTCGACCCCGAACGGTTCGCGCGGCTGACCGACTCCGAACTGCTCGCGACGCTCGAGGAGTACGAGCCGACGGCCGGGTTCGCCGATCGCATCCGGAACCGCGACCTCTACAAGCGGGCGGTCTGGGCGCGACGCGAGGAGGTTCCCGAGGAGTGCAGGGGGCTCGAGTACGATCGGACGCGGAATCTCGAGCGCGAGATCGCCGAGATCGCCGACGTCGACTCCGAACACGTCGTTCTCGACAGTCCGGGAGAACCCAGTTCGCCCGAATCCCGCGCCCGGATCGTCGTCGACGGCGAACCCCGTCGACTCGAGGATCGATCCTCGCTCGTTTCGGGCCTCGACGCCTGTGCACGCGAGATCTGGCGACTCGGCGTCTACGCGCCCGAAGATGCCCTCGAGCCGGTTCGCGAGGCGGCGGCGACGGTGCTCGAGATCGAAGACTGA
- a CDS encoding MazG nucleotide pyrophosphohydrolase domain-containing protein, producing the protein MDDAQRQVAAFVEEYGLETPPAFRLLDLVSEVGELAKDANVSTDYGDDPAALELSSDEVGDALFALLALADDLEIDADAALEEALEKYEQRMDGGSDAPGSGR; encoded by the coding sequence ATGGACGACGCACAACGACAGGTCGCGGCGTTCGTCGAGGAGTACGGCCTCGAGACGCCGCCCGCGTTCAGGCTGCTCGATCTGGTCTCCGAAGTCGGCGAACTCGCCAAAGACGCGAACGTTTCGACCGACTACGGCGACGACCCGGCCGCCCTCGAGCTCTCGTCGGACGAGGTCGGCGACGCACTGTTCGCGTTGCTTGCCCTCGCGGACGATCTCGAGATCGACGCCGACGCGGCGCTCGAGGAGGCACTCGAGAAATACGAGCAACGGATGGACGGCGGTTCGGATGCCCCGGGTTCGGGCAGGTAG
- a CDS encoding inositol monophosphatase family protein produces MTTPSLDALETTAIEACKAGGAYLRDAYRSGTTTVDAGEHDVKSSADTAAEERILAVIHDRFPDHPIEAEESGVHEGSGRCLWLVDPLDGTNNFEAGLPSFATGITVLEGPDDAALSEPVLGVVYAPVSDDLYVGRRDHGVRHDGQPVAADSELEPAAATVVSVIGHDVKRDPEHAAVSAAIDRAIEDRCKRRLESWSPTVHWGLLARGRLDGIVCYRPDREEQLLGELFAVESGLRTDTGDDWFVAAGNDAVFEAIREVALEHAT; encoded by the coding sequence GTGACTACTCCCTCGCTCGATGCACTCGAGACGACCGCTATCGAAGCCTGCAAAGCCGGCGGCGCGTACCTTCGTGACGCCTATCGATCCGGGACCACGACGGTCGATGCCGGCGAACACGACGTCAAATCGAGTGCCGACACGGCCGCCGAGGAGCGCATCCTCGCGGTGATCCACGATCGGTTCCCGGATCACCCGATCGAGGCCGAGGAGTCTGGCGTCCACGAGGGCAGCGGCCGGTGTCTGTGGCTCGTCGATCCGCTCGACGGGACGAACAACTTCGAGGCGGGACTGCCGTCGTTCGCGACGGGAATCACGGTACTCGAGGGTCCGGACGATGCTGCTCTCTCCGAGCCCGTCCTTGGCGTCGTCTACGCGCCCGTCAGCGACGACCTGTACGTCGGTCGTCGTGACCACGGCGTCCGCCACGACGGACAGCCGGTCGCGGCGGACAGCGAGCTCGAACCGGCCGCGGCGACGGTCGTCTCGGTCATCGGCCACGACGTGAAACGCGACCCCGAGCACGCGGCGGTTTCGGCGGCGATCGATCGGGCGATCGAGGATCGATGCAAGCGTCGCCTCGAGAGCTGGAGTCCGACGGTCCACTGGGGACTGCTCGCGCGCGGCCGGCTGGACGGAATCGTCTGCTACCGACCGGACCGGGAGGAACAGCTACTCGGGGAACTGTTCGCGGTGGAGAGCGGCCTCCGGACGGACACAGGAGACGACTGGTTCGTCGCCGCCGGAAACGACGCCGTCTTCGAAGCGATTCGGGAGGTCGCCCTCGAGCACGCCACCTAG
- a CDS encoding acyltransferase, which produces MTLETLLHRSLSALGYPTATHELVNRYSESTRLDVDSTARISIGCLLRGNVDLGPYVRLSRGCVVGGDVTIGRRTNLEPDCDVVGHVEFGNYCAVARESTFQQTNHKTNQPSQQMKLYSEVLDSELPPTEDGPITVGNDVWIGAGTTVLTGVTIGDGAIVGAGSVVTGDVEPYSVVAGVPATRVKWRFPADVRERLLELEWWEWDEETIRDRRDFFERELDGLDSLEETLEIDRRPSVAPAPVAEDD; this is translated from the coding sequence GTGACTCTCGAGACGTTGCTCCACCGGTCGCTGTCGGCACTGGGGTATCCGACTGCGACCCACGAACTCGTCAATCGGTACTCGGAGTCGACCCGGCTGGACGTCGATTCGACCGCCCGGATCTCGATCGGCTGCCTGCTCCGGGGGAACGTCGACCTCGGTCCGTACGTGCGGCTGAGTCGTGGCTGCGTCGTCGGGGGTGATGTTACCATCGGACGCCGAACCAACCTGGAACCCGACTGCGACGTCGTCGGCCACGTCGAGTTCGGAAACTACTGTGCGGTCGCCAGGGAGAGTACCTTCCAGCAGACCAACCACAAGACGAACCAACCCTCCCAGCAGATGAAACTGTACAGCGAGGTGCTAGACAGCGAACTGCCGCCGACCGAGGACGGCCCGATCACGGTCGGCAACGACGTCTGGATCGGTGCTGGGACGACCGTCCTCACCGGCGTGACGATCGGCGACGGCGCGATCGTCGGCGCAGGATCGGTCGTCACCGGCGACGTGGAGCCCTACTCCGTCGTTGCCGGCGTCCCCGCCACACGCGTCAAGTGGCGATTCCCCGCAGACGTCCGCGAACGGCTGCTCGAACTCGAGTGGTGGGAGTGGGACGAGGAGACGATCCGCGACCGTCGCGATTTTTTCGAACGCGAACTCGACGGCCTCGATTCACTCGAGGAGACCCTCGAGATCGATCGCCGACCGTCGGTCGCGCCCGCGCCGGTGGCCGAAGACGACTAG
- a CDS encoding DJ-1/PfpI family protein: MSETTAEIVLFDGFDELDAIGPYEVFENGAELGVALETRLVTLEGDTDEDGLVTASHGLCVEPERTLGEPDLLVVPGGGWTTEGGVRAVVEDGSIPAAVDECYTAGATVASVCTGGMILSEAGLLEGRPAATHHVAVDDLAETDANVVDERVVDDGDVLTAGGVTSGIDLALWLLEREFGEDVADAVSERMVHERRGEVFG; this comes from the coding sequence ATGAGCGAGACGACCGCCGAAATCGTACTGTTCGACGGCTTCGACGAACTCGACGCGATCGGTCCCTACGAGGTCTTCGAGAACGGGGCCGAACTTGGTGTCGCCCTCGAGACGCGACTCGTCACGCTCGAGGGCGACACCGACGAGGACGGCCTCGTCACCGCGAGTCACGGGCTGTGCGTCGAACCCGAGAGGACGCTGGGCGAACCCGACCTGCTCGTGGTCCCCGGCGGCGGCTGGACGACCGAAGGTGGCGTCAGGGCAGTCGTCGAGGATGGCTCGATCCCGGCGGCCGTCGACGAGTGTTACACTGCCGGCGCGACCGTCGCGTCGGTCTGTACCGGCGGGATGATCCTCTCGGAAGCGGGCCTGCTCGAGGGCCGACCGGCCGCGACCCACCACGTCGCGGTCGACGACCTCGCAGAGACGGACGCGAACGTGGTCGACGAACGCGTCGTCGACGACGGCGACGTGCTCACCGCTGGCGGCGTCACGTCGGGGATCGACCTGGCGCTGTGGCTCCTGGAACGGGAGTTCGGCGAAGACGTCGCGGACGCGGTCTCCGAGCGAATGGTCCACGAGCGTCGGGGCGAGGTGTTCGGCTGA
- a CDS encoding HAD family hydrolase has product MSAVLFDMDGVLVDSEDYWVQFERAEILPAAVPDDDVDLAELSGMNYRDIYDYLEEEYGTAISREEFVERFREAAEEIYTEQVSLLDGTHDLLERLDDRDVSTAVVSSSPHDWIDMVIARFGLEGAFDHVISADDVEAASKPAPDVFEHAAEEIGVPAEECVVVEDSENGIEAAARAGTYVVAYRIDAHGDIDRSSADVVVDSPAALRERVLERVS; this is encoded by the coding sequence ATGTCTGCAGTACTGTTCGACATGGACGGCGTCCTCGTCGACAGCGAGGACTACTGGGTACAGTTCGAACGAGCGGAGATCCTCCCCGCCGCGGTCCCGGACGACGACGTCGACCTCGCCGAACTCAGCGGGATGAACTACCGCGATATCTACGACTACCTCGAAGAGGAGTACGGGACCGCAATCTCCCGCGAGGAGTTCGTCGAGCGGTTCAGGGAGGCCGCCGAAGAGATCTACACCGAGCAGGTGTCGCTGCTGGACGGAACCCACGACCTGCTCGAGCGACTGGACGACCGGGACGTCTCGACCGCGGTCGTCTCCTCGTCGCCCCACGACTGGATCGACATGGTGATAGCGCGATTCGGCCTCGAGGGCGCGTTCGACCACGTGATCAGCGCCGACGACGTCGAGGCGGCGAGCAAACCGGCGCCGGATGTTTTCGAACACGCGGCCGAGGAGATCGGCGTGCCGGCCGAGGAGTGTGTCGTCGTCGAGGATTCCGAGAACGGCATCGAGGCGGCCGCTCGAGCGGGAACGTACGTCGTCGCCTACCGGATCGACGCCCACGGCGACATCGATCGTTCGTCGGCCGACGTCGTCGTCGACTCGCCAGCGGCGTTGCGCGAGCGAGTTCTCGAGCGCGTGTCGTGA